Genomic DNA from Dehalogenimonas lykanthroporepellens BL-DC-9:
ATGTGACGGTAGATACGGCCATTTTAACCAAAACTCCTTACCAAAATGGTGATTCAATGACTTCAGAAAGTGTATTTTCAGCAAACGATAAGGAAGTGTATTGTACCTTTTGGCTGACTGGTGATCTTTGTTGCACAACAGTCGTTCTTGAAGTTAAACATAATGCATATACGTGCTTTCGTTGGGTTGAGATTGGGAATAGGATTAGATTCCCCCAATCTGTTACAATCAAACCCGAAAATGGGCTAAAGACAGGTAATTATTGAGATAGGATGGATAAAACGGACACCAAAGTCAGGTAAAATAGAGAGACGGAGGTGTCAGGATGGAAAGGATTCCACACGGGAAGTATACGAGGGAGTTCAGGCTGGAAGCGGTGAAGCTGGTGACAGAGGATAAATTGTCTGTGGCGGAAGCTGCCAGGCGGCTGGCACTGCCGTCAAACACCTTGGACAACTGGCTCAGGAAACACAGAGCCGGCAAGCTTGAAGAAGTGGGCAAGTCATACCGGCCGCTGACAGAAGTAGAGATGGAGCTGGCCCGGGTAAAGAAGGAAAATGCCGAACTCAAAATGGAGCGGGAAATATTAAAAAAAGCAGCCGCGTACTTTGCCAGGGAGTCGCTGCCCGGTACGCGGCGATGAAAGAACTGCGGCTCAAATATCCAGTCCCTATTCTCCGGCGAATGCTTGGTGTCTCCGGTAGCGGCTTTTATGCCTGGATGGATAGGCCTTTATCGAAGCGGGGTCAGGAGGAAGCGCGGCTTGAGTTGGAGATCAAGGCAGCGGATAAGCGGACGCGCCAGACCTATGGGCCGGAGCGACTACAGCGGGATTTGGCAGCGCACGGCGTGAAGGTGGGTATTTGCCGTATCAAGCGTA
This window encodes:
- a CDS encoding transposase IS3/IS911 family protein (PFAM: transposase IS3/IS911 family protein~KEGG: bvi:Bcep1808_7228 transposase IS3/IS911 family protein) is translated as MERIPHGKYTREFRLEAVKLVTEDKLSVAEAARRLALPSNTLDNWLRKHRAGKLEEVGKSYRPLTEVEMELARVKKENAELKMEREILKKAAAYFARESLPGTRR